In Toxoplasma gondii ME49 chromosome VIII, whole genome shotgun sequence, a single genomic region encodes these proteins:
- a CDS encoding hypothetical protein (encoded by transcript TGME49_229220~Signal peptide predicted by SignalP 2.0 HMM (probability 0.638) with cleavage site probability 0.187 at residue 51), whose product MSGRRIASRFDRRSPGFATLCSTASILSMLVFPSEQAWQFTDSLGFASTSAEHALELNTEMDFLRIREGMHFRQLSGEGMPKYNREVVLPDTMSTYLLYNFTMTPSSVLLIKTQSEAHILDPSTLFSDAYLPNEEMSDCDASRTVTWHELFPVLPYTFGLWNAVGPMYFFQFPAKNYIEPGTSPYFCFRVQDKRTHKWATFILGVNTASRSTTGFASIGTILLALSSVHI is encoded by the coding sequence ATGTCGGGAAGGAGGATCGCTTCTCGTTTTGACAGGAGGAGCCCGGGTTTTGCAACTTTATGCAGCACAGCATCTATTTTGAGTATGCTTGTCTTCCCGAGTGAGCAAGCATGGCAATTCACTGACAGCCTCGGCTTCGCTTCCACAAGTGCAGAACATGCCTTGGAGCTGAACACTGAGATGGACTTCCTGCGAATAAGGGAGGGTATGCATTTCCGTCAATTAAGCGGCGAGGGTATGCCCAAGTATAACCGAGAAGTGGTTTTGCCTGACACCATGTCCACGTACCTGCTGTACAACTTCACCATGACGCCGTCTTCTGTGCTCTTGATTAAGACCCAGAGTGAGGCCCACATCTTAGACCCCAGTACGTTATTTTCCGACGCCTACCTGCCGAATGAGGAAATGTCAGACTGCGATGCTAGCCGAACGGTAACGTGGCATGAACTGTTCCCCGTCCTCCCTTACACATTTGGCCTCTGGAATGCCGTTGGCCCGATGTACTTCTTCCAGTTCCCTGCTAAGAACTACATTGAGCCAGGAACAAGCCCTTATTTCTGTTTCCGAGTGCAAGACAAGCGCACGCACAAGTGGGCAACCTTCATATTGGGGGTCAACACCGCGAGCCGTTCCACGACCGGCTTTGCTAGCATAGGAACGATTTTGCTGGCACTCTCATCAGTGCACATTTGA